In Zalophus californianus isolate mZalCal1 chromosome 4, mZalCal1.pri.v2, whole genome shotgun sequence, the following proteins share a genomic window:
- the SPRR4 gene encoding small proline-rich protein 4 — translation MASYLCSASSPGVLLELLQQWRPGLPQKAQQQQVKQPCQPPPVRCQETCAPQTNNPCAPQPKKQCPPKGTVIPTQHKCPMSQQAPKNKQK, via the exons ATGGCCTCCTACCTGTGTTCAGCCTCCTCTCCTGGGGTCCTGCTTGAGCTTCTG CAGCAGTGGAGGCCGGGCCTGCCCCAGAAGGCCCAGCAGCAGCAGGTGAAGCAGCCCTGTCAGCCACCCCCTGTCAGATGTCAAGAAACATGTGCACCACAAACCAACAATCCATGTGCTCCACAGCCCAAGAAACAATGCCCACCCAAGGGCACAGTGATCCCCACCCAGCACAAGTGTCCCATGTCCCAGCAAGCCCCCAAGAATAAACAGAAGTAA